The Patescibacteria group bacterium genome includes a region encoding these proteins:
- a CDS encoding DNA translocase FtsK 4TM domain-containing protein: MAQRYRRKRRSQTDDEIRATTGPSVSLHPETQRGIGIVLVFAFAALAVFGLFDRAGSVGHILNTVLRQMFGWGRFAVPVLLFGWGYVLVRPKKYVISTANYLGGIIFVLSFSALMHIFISAEDSLTAIAQGQGGGYLGYILSAPFRSMMGFGASLIVILALCLISVLIMLNTSLEGLLRRRPPALTDALAKIPGFNQTSDESTTDQTEPIDGDESSEEDRPAEFAIKQTQYDPAKPGSDNMPAADAIPQIKRRRKPDLPLDLLETKTAQPTSGDINGNLEKIRKTLESFGINVEMGEVKVGPTVTQYTLRPADGVKLSSITGLSNDLALALAAHPIRIEAPIPGKSLVGLEVPNQRIATVGLRGILESDEFKKRTSNLSIVLGRDVAGNPIVVQLDKMPHMLIAGATGSGKSVCIHSVIVSLLYQNSPDTLQFILVDPKKVELISYNDVPHLLTPVITEVDKTINALKWLVGEMDRRYRLLAESSKKNIAQYNSSVLVNQLPYIVVIIDELADLMQLAAQDVESIIIRLAQMARAVGIHLIVSTQRPSVDVITGLIKANITSRIAFSVASLMDSRTILDYSGAEKLLGRGDMLYISSELSKPRRIQGALVTEEEIERVTNYLKKQSEPNYVNEVTDKPTSAISGSLESLEDDELLASAKEVIWQANKASASLLQRRLRIGYARAARLLDLLEQEGIIGPGDGAKPREILVQRSLAADVETESAAEEGLDADETET, translated from the coding sequence ATGGCTCAAAGATACCGTAGAAAACGCCGCTCTCAAACCGATGACGAGATCCGGGCAACGACCGGCCCGAGCGTGAGTCTGCATCCCGAAACACAGCGCGGCATCGGCATTGTCCTAGTATTTGCCTTTGCCGCTTTGGCAGTTTTTGGGTTATTTGATCGAGCTGGATCGGTCGGGCACATATTGAACACTGTATTACGTCAAATGTTTGGCTGGGGAAGGTTTGCTGTGCCAGTTCTTCTGTTCGGCTGGGGCTATGTGCTGGTTCGTCCCAAAAAATATGTCATCTCGACAGCTAATTACCTGGGAGGAATAATCTTCGTCCTATCTTTCTCGGCCTTGATGCATATTTTTATTTCCGCCGAGGATTCGCTCACCGCCATCGCGCAAGGACAGGGCGGTGGTTACCTGGGTTACATATTGAGCGCCCCATTCCGAAGTATGATGGGATTCGGCGCATCTCTAATCGTTATCCTGGCCCTGTGCCTGATTTCAGTTTTAATCATGCTAAATACCTCCCTGGAAGGCTTGCTTCGACGACGGCCGCCGGCATTGACCGATGCGCTGGCCAAAATACCTGGATTTAATCAAACTAGCGATGAGTCGACAACGGATCAAACCGAGCCGATTGACGGCGACGAATCATCCGAAGAGGATCGTCCGGCTGAGTTTGCCATCAAGCAGACACAGTATGACCCGGCCAAGCCAGGAAGTGACAATATGCCGGCGGCTGATGCCATTCCCCAGATTAAACGCCGACGCAAACCCGACTTGCCGCTTGACCTCCTGGAAACTAAGACGGCTCAGCCGACCAGTGGAGATATTAATGGCAATCTGGAAAAGATTCGAAAAACTCTCGAAAGCTTTGGTATTAACGTCGAGATGGGCGAGGTGAAAGTTGGTCCGACCGTGACTCAGTATACGCTGCGGCCGGCTGATGGCGTCAAGCTCTCATCGATTACGGGTTTAAGCAATGATCTGGCGTTAGCCTTGGCCGCGCACCCCATCAGAATCGAGGCTCCCATCCCTGGGAAGTCCCTGGTCGGGCTGGAAGTGCCTAATCAGCGCATCGCTACCGTCGGTTTGCGCGGCATATTGGAATCAGATGAGTTCAAGAAGCGCACCAGCAATCTCAGTATCGTGCTGGGTCGCGACGTGGCCGGAAATCCAATCGTCGTCCAGCTCGACAAGATGCCTCATATGCTAATCGCCGGCGCTACGGGTTCGGGTAAGAGCGTCTGCATTCACTCGGTGATTGTCAGTTTGCTCTACCAGAACAGCCCTGATACGCTGCAGTTTATTCTGGTCGACCCGAAAAAAGTTGAATTAATATCCTACAATGATGTTCCGCATTTGCTGACCCCGGTAATCACCGAGGTGGACAAAACCATCAACGCGCTCAAATGGCTGGTGGGAGAAATGGATCGTCGCTACCGGCTACTGGCCGAATCTAGCAAAAAGAATATTGCCCAATATAACAGCAGCGTGCTGGTGAACCAGCTCCCCTATATAGTGGTGATCATCGATGAATTAGCCGACTTGATGCAATTGGCCGCCCAGGACGTTGAGAGCATTATCATTCGACTGGCTCAAATGGCTCGCGCAGTAGGCATCCATTTAATTGTTTCCACGCAACGCCCATCAGTTGATGTCATTACCGGCCTGATCAAGGCTAACATTACTTCACGCATCGCTTTCAGCGTGGCATCGCTGATGGACAGCCGTACCATTCTCGACTATTCTGGCGCCGAAAAACTATTAGGTCGCGGCGATATGCTATATATCTCTTCCGAGCTATCGAAACCTCGACGTATTCAGGGCGCGCTGGTCACCGAGGAGGAAATTGAACGAGTAACAAATTATCTCAAGAAGCAATCCGAGCCAAACTATGTCAATGAGGTAACCGATAAACCCACCAGTGCCATATCCGGCAGTCTGGAATCGCTGGAAGATGACGAGCTGCTGGCCAGCGCCAAAGAAGTAATCTGGCAGGCCAATAAAGCATCGGCTTCGTTGCTGCAGCGTCGGCTGCGCATCGGCTATGCCCGAGCGGCCCGGTTGCTGGATCTTTTGGAGCAAGAAGGAATCATCGGTCCGGGCGATGGAGCCAAGCCTCGAGAGATATTAGTGCAACGCTCACTGGCTGCTGACGTCGAAACGGAATCAGCAGCCGAAGAAGGCTTAGACGCGGACGAAACTGAAACCTAG
- the rpoC gene encoding DNA-directed RNA polymerase subunit beta' produces the protein MPHQDESKSPDFRAIRLKVASPDDIHKWSYGEVTKPETINYRTQKPEKDGLFAEEIFGPSKDWECYCGKYKRIRYKGIICDKCGVEVTRSIVRRERMGHIDLAAPVSHIWFLRGVPSKIGLVLDLSAQELEKVIYFANFIITKVDEDLRQESLKQIDGEGQSKKKQIENNFNRLANETRQRHASKPDEKMLADELAANAKLKDEQIKELDALVELARKELRSLKRLQIISESTYQDLSLKYGHVFEASIGAEAVRHLLDVIDMDGLISELETEMRTASLNRKRKLVRRLKLVHNLKKNNIRPEWMILTALPVIPPDLRPMVQLDGGRFAASDLNDLYRRVINRNNRLKRLLELNAPEVICRNEKRMLQEAVDALIDNSARHGKTVTASTGQKRMLKSIADILKGKQGRFRQNLLGKRVDYSGRSVIVVGPRLHLHQCGLPKRMALELFKPFVISQLILREYVHNVRSASRFIESNRAEVWDILEEITKNSNVLLNRAPTLHRLGIQAFQPVLIEGKAIQIHPLVCTAFNADFDGDQMAVHVPLTVKAKEEAAELMRADKNLLKPATGEPIVMPNQDIVLGCFYLTYIHDEANIDTTHIKSFCHSDEAILSYSLEYIKLQELIRVKIDNKIIVTSAGRIIFNQILPKDLEFVNKTLDKKELRILTSHILEEFGSDMTVKYLDAVMALSFKYVTQSGMSWGMHDLPIPKRKYEIISDAEKVADEIESHYQSGLLTDEERHNKIIETWDHAKELVTKESSQALDPKGPVFAMIESGARGTWAQATQMMGMKGLVTNPAGDIIELPVKGNFKEGFDVLEYFISTHGARKGLSDTALRTANAGYLTRRLVDVSQDVVVVEEDCGDNIGLTITQAECKDMGEELTDRIYGRYTISDVKHPKTGKVLISAGALVTKELIGKLKGLEISEVQIRSVMNCQTIRGVCQKCYGHDLGYNKPVAIGTAVGIIAAQSIGEPGTQLTMRTFHTGGVAGLDITQGLPRVEELFEARPIKKPALIAEVGGKVSLLKQAKQITLKLTSNEPITETYPLPDDPKTSPELKVMVKNGQSVKKGDLLWAMGKDKAITHDDGIANIVDDEIRVTTTGQQEREYPVPVGYSLWVKDDDLVAKGQQLSDGSLDLHQLYKLKGKEAAQKYVIREIRFIYSSQGQKLNDKHVEVIVKQMFSRVYIKDAGDTDLLAGEIVTLSELAEANRKLKVSDKRAVSEDLLLGITKASLSTDSFLSAASFQETARVLIEAAVSGKVDRLRGLKENVIIGKLIPAGTAFRQAPKIE, from the coding sequence ATGCCCCACCAAGACGAATCGAAGAGTCCGGACTTCCGGGCCATCCGGTTAAAGGTGGCTTCTCCTGACGACATCCACAAATGGTCGTACGGCGAGGTAACCAAACCGGAAACCATCAACTACCGCACTCAGAAACCGGAAAAAGACGGCTTGTTTGCCGAAGAGATTTTTGGCCCATCTAAGGATTGGGAATGTTACTGCGGCAAATACAAGCGGATTCGCTACAAGGGCATTATTTGCGACAAATGCGGCGTGGAAGTGACCCGCAGTATCGTCCGCCGTGAGCGCATGGGTCATATCGATCTGGCCGCGCCGGTTTCACACATCTGGTTTCTCCGCGGCGTGCCATCCAAGATCGGCCTAGTGCTTGATCTATCCGCCCAGGAGCTTGAGAAGGTTATCTACTTCGCCAATTTTATTATTACCAAGGTCGACGAGGACCTGCGCCAGGAAAGCCTGAAGCAAATCGACGGCGAGGGCCAATCGAAGAAAAAACAGATTGAGAATAACTTCAATCGCCTGGCCAACGAAACCCGCCAGCGCCATGCCAGCAAACCCGACGAGAAGATGCTGGCCGATGAATTGGCCGCCAATGCCAAGCTCAAAGACGAACAGATCAAGGAGTTGGACGCCTTAGTTGAATTGGCCCGCAAGGAACTGCGCAGCCTGAAACGATTGCAAATAATCTCGGAAAGCACTTATCAAGACTTATCGCTCAAGTACGGCCATGTCTTCGAGGCTAGCATCGGCGCCGAAGCGGTCCGTCACCTGCTCGACGTGATTGATATGGATGGGCTGATTTCCGAGCTCGAGACCGAGATGCGTACCGCGTCCTTAAACCGCAAACGCAAGCTGGTGCGCCGATTGAAGTTGGTGCACAATTTGAAGAAGAATAATATCCGACCGGAATGGATGATTCTGACTGCTTTACCGGTGATACCGCCTGACCTGCGACCAATGGTGCAACTGGATGGCGGACGGTTTGCGGCGTCCGATCTCAACGATCTATATCGGCGCGTAATCAATCGCAACAATCGTTTGAAGCGGCTGCTGGAATTGAATGCTCCCGAGGTCATCTGCCGCAATGAGAAACGCATGCTCCAGGAAGCCGTCGATGCTTTAATTGACAACAGCGCCCGTCATGGCAAGACTGTCACCGCCTCCACCGGCCAGAAACGCATGCTGAAATCGATTGCCGATATTCTCAAGGGCAAACAGGGCCGTTTCCGGCAAAACCTACTCGGTAAACGCGTTGACTATTCCGGTCGTTCTGTCATCGTGGTCGGTCCCCGCTTGCACCTGCATCAATGCGGCCTGCCCAAGCGCATGGCTTTGGAATTATTCAAGCCCTTCGTGATCAGCCAGTTGATTCTGCGCGAATATGTTCACAACGTCCGCTCGGCCAGCCGGTTTATCGAATCCAACCGCGCCGAGGTCTGGGATATCCTGGAAGAGATCACCAAGAATTCGAATGTGCTGCTCAATCGCGCCCCCACCTTGCACCGGCTGGGTATTCAGGCCTTTCAACCGGTCTTGATCGAAGGCAAGGCCATTCAGATTCATCCGTTGGTTTGTACCGCTTTCAACGCAGACTTTGATGGCGACCAAATGGCCGTACACGTTCCCCTGACCGTCAAGGCTAAAGAGGAAGCGGCCGAGTTAATGCGCGCCGATAAGAACCTACTCAAGCCTGCTACCGGCGAGCCAATCGTGATGCCAAACCAAGATATCGTTTTGGGCTGTTTTTATCTGACCTATATTCACGATGAGGCTAATATCGACACGACCCATATCAAGTCGTTCTGCCATTCCGACGAAGCGATACTATCTTATAGCCTCGAATACATCAAACTGCAGGAGCTGATTCGAGTCAAAATAGACAATAAGATAATCGTGACCAGCGCCGGTCGGATTATTTTCAATCAGATTCTGCCCAAGGATTTGGAGTTTGTAAACAAGACACTGGATAAAAAAGAATTGCGGATCTTGACCAGCCACATCCTGGAAGAGTTTGGATCGGACATGACTGTAAAATATCTGGACGCGGTCATGGCACTTAGCTTCAAATATGTCACCCAATCTGGTATGAGCTGGGGTATGCATGACTTGCCAATACCGAAACGTAAATATGAGATCATATCAGACGCTGAAAAAGTAGCCGACGAAATCGAATCTCATTATCAATCGGGCTTACTGACCGACGAAGAGCGTCATAATAAAATTATCGAAACCTGGGATCACGCCAAAGAGCTAGTGACCAAAGAAAGCAGCCAAGCGCTCGATCCTAAGGGTCCGGTATTTGCCATGATTGAATCCGGCGCTCGCGGCACCTGGGCCCAAGCTACCCAAATGATGGGCATGAAAGGCTTGGTCACCAACCCGGCTGGCGATATTATCGAGCTGCCGGTGAAGGGAAATTTCAAAGAAGGTTTCGACGTGCTGGAATACTTTATCTCGACACACGGCGCCCGCAAAGGCTTATCAGATACTGCCTTGAGAACCGCTAACGCCGGCTACCTGACCCGCCGCCTGGTTGATGTCTCACAGGACGTGGTGGTGGTTGAAGAAGATTGCGGCGATAACATTGGCCTCACCATTACCCAAGCGGAATGCAAGGACATGGGCGAGGAGCTGACCGACCGCATCTACGGCCGCTATACGATCTCCGATGTCAAACATCCCAAAACCGGCAAGGTGCTTATTTCCGCCGGGGCATTGGTTACCAAAGAACTAATCGGAAAACTGAAGGGGCTGGAAATCTCAGAGGTTCAAATTCGATCGGTTATGAACTGCCAGACTATTCGCGGCGTCTGCCAAAAATGCTACGGCCACGATCTGGGCTATAATAAGCCCGTAGCGATCGGCACCGCCGTTGGTATCATTGCCGCTCAAAGCATCGGTGAACCGGGCACCCAGCTGACCATGCGTACCTTCCACACTGGCGGTGTCGCTGGTCTGGATATTACCCAAGGTTTGCCCCGCGTGGAAGAATTATTTGAGGCTCGGCCAATCAAGAAACCGGCTCTGATTGCCGAAGTCGGCGGCAAAGTCAGCCTGCTTAAACAAGCCAAACAGATTACTCTCAAGCTGACCTCCAACGAACCGATCACCGAAACATATCCTTTGCCCGATGATCCCAAAACCTCGCCAGAACTAAAAGTCATGGTCAAAAACGGCCAATCGGTAAAAAAAGGCGACCTGCTTTGGGCCATGGGAAAAGACAAGGCGATTACGCATGATGATGGTATCGCCAACATAGTTGATGACGAGATCCGGGTAACCACTACCGGCCAGCAGGAACGGGAATATCCTGTACCGGTTGGCTACTCACTCTGGGTCAAAGATGATGATCTGGTCGCTAAGGGCCAGCAATTGTCCGACGGCAGCCTTGATTTGCATCAATTATACAAACTGAAGGGTAAAGAAGCGGCTCAAAAATATGTCATCCGGGAAATTAGATTCATCTACTCATCGCAGGGACAAAAATTGAACGATAAGCACGTTGAAGTAATCGTAAAGCAGATGTTTTCCCGCGTTTATATTAAAGACGCCGGCGATACCGATCTGCTGGCCGGTGAAATTGTCACTTTGAGCGAGCTGGCCGAAGCCAATCGGAAACTCAAGGTCAGCGATAAACGGGCTGTTAGCGAAGACCTGCTGCTCGGTATCACCAAGGCCTCGCTTTCGACCGACAGCTTCCTGTCTGCGGCTTCATTCCAAGAAACCGCTCGGGTGTTGATTGAAGCGGCTGTCTCTGGAAAAGTCGACCGGCTGCGCGGTTTGAAAGAAAATGTCATCATCGGTAAATTAATCCCGGCTGGAACCGCTTTCAGACAAGCTCCTAAGATAGAATAA
- a CDS encoding DNA-directed RNA polymerase subunit beta, protein MSQLHTKRQERKYFKPLREAISLPNLIEIQRKSYDWFFREGLKELFEEISPVQEYIGRNLELYFENYYLDEPRFDENTAKAKNLTYEAALRVNCRLVNKKTGEIKEQEVYLGDFPLMTDRGTFIINGIERVVVSQLIRSAGVFFTSELYRGRRYYGAKIIPNRGAWLELETDYNNVIIVKIDRKRKVPITSLLRAFGVGSDEELKKLFEGADANPDVQYITKTIEKDAARSEAEGLKEVYKRIRPGDLATVDNARELIFKMFFSFDRYDFGRVGRYKINQRFGFDIPNNKETRILRIDDLVSIIKEIIDLNNTQREADDIDHLGNRRVRAIGELVQNKFRVGLSRMERIIRDRMSTMDVNTLTPSQLINARPVMGSVKEFFMSSQLSQFMDQTNPLAELEHKRRLSAMGPGGLSRERAGFDVRDVHRTHYGRICPIATPEGPNIGLVGHLTTYARVNDFGFIETPYCKIYNEIENKPSKTVNRIARENITDAQGKVITKAGELITKEVAEHIASNGQSMIAIRPHVSDELVYLDAFEEERYISTAATTPVDEYNNLAFDRAEARKHGEPAIVPTEQINLMAVAPNQIISVATSLIPFVENDDATRALMGTNMQRQAVSCIRPQAPIVGTGVEARAARDSGHVVLNTKPGRVIKCQASEVQVLADDGTTQVYPMGNFVRSNAATCMNQHVLVDVGQKLQAGDVIADGASTENGELALGQNVLVAFIPWDGGNYEDAILLSERLVQNDVFSSIHIEDYSVDVRDTKLGPEVVTRDIPNVSEEKLKDLDEEGVVRIGAEVSSGDILVGKITPKGETELSAEEKLLRAIFGEKAKDVKDSSLYLEHGEHGKVVDIKIFSKETGDKLPAGVIKTIQVSVAQLRKVQVGDKLAGRHGNKGVISRIVATEDLPFLEDGRPVDIILNPLGVVSRMNLGQILETHIGFAAHQLGYKVATPTLDGMSDVQIREELKKAGLPEDGKVSVYDGRTGRPFDQKVTVGYIYMLKLNHLVEDKIHQRSIGPYSLVTQQPLGGKAQFGGQRFGEMEVWALEAYGAAHTLQEMLTIKSDDVPGRSKAYEAIIKGEPINKINIPESFNVLVRELKGLALDVELLGSDGQPIQEKIETSADIEAPVETPPEPEPKKRESKNKK, encoded by the coding sequence ATGTCTCAATTGCATACTAAAAGGCAGGAGCGCAAGTACTTTAAGCCCCTGCGCGAAGCAATATCGTTACCCAATCTGATCGAAATCCAGCGCAAGTCGTATGACTGGTTTTTTCGTGAGGGGTTAAAAGAGCTATTTGAAGAGATTTCACCCGTCCAAGAGTATATTGGCCGGAATCTTGAGTTATACTTCGAGAATTACTACCTGGATGAGCCCAGATTCGACGAAAATACGGCCAAAGCCAAGAATCTGACCTATGAGGCCGCTCTCCGGGTCAATTGCCGACTGGTCAACAAGAAAACCGGTGAAATCAAGGAACAAGAGGTCTATTTGGGCGACTTTCCGTTGATGACTGACCGCGGCACCTTCATTATCAATGGCATTGAGCGCGTCGTAGTATCCCAGCTGATCCGATCAGCCGGAGTGTTTTTTACTTCGGAGCTCTATCGCGGCCGCCGTTACTACGGCGCCAAGATCATCCCCAACCGCGGCGCCTGGCTTGAACTAGAGACCGATTACAACAACGTAATAATTGTTAAGATCGATCGCAAACGGAAGGTACCGATCACTAGTTTGCTGCGCGCTTTTGGGGTCGGGAGCGACGAGGAGCTCAAGAAACTGTTTGAAGGCGCCGACGCCAACCCCGATGTCCAGTATATTACGAAGACGATCGAAAAGGACGCGGCTCGTTCGGAAGCCGAAGGCTTAAAGGAAGTCTACAAACGCATCCGCCCGGGCGATTTAGCTACGGTCGACAATGCCCGCGAGCTGATTTTCAAGATGTTCTTCTCTTTTGACCGCTATGACTTCGGCCGAGTGGGACGCTACAAGATCAACCAGCGCTTCGGTTTTGATATCCCCAATAATAAAGAGACGCGCATCTTACGGATTGATGATTTGGTTTCAATTATCAAAGAAATCATCGATTTGAACAATACCCAGCGGGAAGCCGATGATATCGACCACTTGGGCAACCGCCGCGTCCGCGCCATCGGTGAATTGGTCCAGAACAAATTCCGCGTCGGACTGTCCCGCATGGAACGCATTATCCGCGACCGCATGAGTACGATGGACGTGAATACCCTGACGCCAAGCCAATTGATCAATGCCCGTCCGGTGATGGGTTCGGTCAAGGAATTCTTCATGTCTTCGCAGCTGTCCCAGTTCATGGATCAGACCAATCCCCTGGCGGAATTGGAACACAAGCGCCGCTTGTCCGCCATGGGTCCCGGCGGGTTATCGCGCGAACGAGCCGGTTTCGACGTCCGCGATGTGCATCGCACGCACTATGGCCGTATCTGTCCGATCGCCACTCCCGAAGGTCCGAATATCGGCTTGGTAGGCCACTTGACCACCTACGCGCGGGTGAATGACTTTGGTTTTATCGAAACACCGTATTGCAAAATCTACAACGAAATTGAGAATAAACCGTCCAAAACCGTCAATCGTATCGCCCGGGAAAATATTACCGATGCCCAAGGTAAGGTAATTACTAAGGCGGGCGAACTGATTACCAAAGAGGTGGCTGAGCATATCGCCAGCAATGGCCAGTCCATGATCGCTATTCGGCCGCACGTTTCCGATGAGCTGGTGTATCTGGACGCTTTTGAAGAAGAGCGATACATCTCCACCGCCGCCACCACGCCGGTCGACGAATATAACAACCTCGCCTTTGACCGCGCCGAAGCCCGCAAACACGGCGAGCCGGCCATAGTCCCCACCGAACAAATCAATTTAATGGCCGTCGCCCCGAATCAGATCATTAGCGTGGCCACTTCCCTGATCCCGTTTGTGGAAAATGATGACGCTACCCGCGCCTTGATGGGTACCAATATGCAACGTCAGGCTGTTTCCTGCATCCGTCCCCAGGCGCCGATCGTCGGCACCGGCGTGGAAGCGCGCGCCGCCCGGGATTCCGGTCATGTGGTGCTGAACACCAAGCCCGGCCGCGTGATCAAGTGCCAGGCCTCGGAAGTCCAGGTGTTGGCCGATGATGGCACGACTCAAGTCTATCCGATGGGCAACTTTGTCCGGTCCAACGCGGCCACCTGCATGAATCAACACGTACTGGTTGATGTCGGCCAAAAATTACAGGCTGGCGATGTCATTGCCGACGGCGCTTCGACCGAAAACGGCGAGTTAGCACTAGGTCAAAATGTGCTGGTAGCCTTCATCCCCTGGGACGGCGGCAACTATGAGGACGCGATTCTGCTGTCGGAACGTTTGGTTCAGAACGATGTCTTTAGTTCCATACACATTGAAGACTACTCGGTAGACGTACGCGATACTAAATTAGGTCCGGAGGTAGTTACCCGCGACATACCGAATGTCAGCGAAGAGAAACTAAAAGACCTGGATGAAGAGGGCGTGGTTCGAATCGGCGCCGAGGTTTCATCTGGCGACATTCTAGTCGGTAAAATAACTCCCAAAGGTGAAACCGAACTGTCCGCCGAAGAAAAGTTATTGCGCGCCATCTTTGGTGAAAAAGCCAAAGACGTCAAAGACAGCTCGCTTTATCTCGAACATGGCGAACACGGCAAAGTCGTTGATATTAAGATATTTTCCAAGGAAACTGGCGACAAACTGCCCGCCGGCGTGATTAAGACCATCCAAGTGTCGGTGGCTCAATTGCGCAAGGTCCAGGTAGGCGACAAACTGGCCGGCCGCCATGGTAATAAGGGTGTTATTTCCCGCATCGTTGCCACTGAAGATCTCCCCTTCCTCGAGGATGGCCGCCCGGTCGATATTATACTCAACCCATTGGGCGTCGTCTCCCGTATGAACCTGGGTCAAATTTTGGAAACGCATATCGGTTTTGCCGCCCATCAGCTGGGCTATAAAGTCGCCACCCCGACACTCGATGGCATGTCCGACGTTCAAATTCGGGAAGAATTGAAAAAAGCGGGTTTGCCCGAAGATGGCAAGGTTTCAGTCTACGACGGGCGAACCGGTCGGCCGTTCGATCAAAAAGTTACCGTCGGCTACATTTATATGCTCAAACTGAATCACTTGGTGGAAGACAAGATTCACCAGCGTTCGATCGGTCCATACTCATTAGTCACCCAGCAGCCGCTCGGTGGTAAAGCCCAGTTCGGCGGACAGCGGTTCGGTGAAATGGAAGTCTGGGCGCTCGAGGCCTATGGTGCCGCGCACACTCTGCAAGAAATGCTGACCATCAAGTCCGACGATGTCCCCGGCCGTTCCAAGGCTTATGAAGCGATTATCAAAGGCGAACCAATCAATAAAATCAACATCCCGGAATCTTTCAATGTCTTGGTCCGGGAGTTAAAAGGTTTAGCGCTGGACGTTGAGCTGCTCGGTTCCGACGGTCAGCCGATTCAGGAAAAAATTGAAACGTCGGCCGATATCGAGGCGCCGGTTGAAACGCCGCCTGAACCTGAGCCTAAAAAACGAGAGTCCAAGAACAAGAAGTAA